Proteins encoded together in one Sinorhizobium meliloti window:
- a CDS encoding PLP-dependent aminotransferase family protein, giving the protein MLDWESIFATRSSRMKASEIRELLKLLDRPDIISFAGGIPDPELFPNDAFREAYAEIFDGPSVGAALQYSVSEGYRPLREWLSGQMAALGIPASVDNIFITSGSQQGLDYLGKLFLSPKDTALVTWPTYLGALQAFNAYEPNYDQLNPAGNRTPAAYAQAAAEAGGRVKFAYLSADFANPTGETVGRAGRERVLELAEELDIAIIEDAAYQSLRYDGEAVPPILALEIARKGDINSTRTIYCGSFSKTLAPGLRVGWICAAEPVIRKLVLMKQAADLHSSTINQMAIATVAGRGFEAQVAKIHKAYRQRRDAMLSALEKYMPAGVTWTKPEGGMFIWVTLPKGSDGAELLAKSIQTAKVAFVPGRAFFADGSGENTLRLSFSCANDRMIDEGIRRLADLIRGEVAQAA; this is encoded by the coding sequence ATGCTGGATTGGGAAAGCATTTTCGCCACGCGCTCGAGCCGGATGAAGGCTTCGGAAATCCGCGAATTGCTGAAGCTGCTCGATCGTCCCGACATCATTTCGTTTGCGGGCGGAATTCCCGATCCTGAGCTTTTCCCGAATGATGCGTTCAGGGAAGCTTACGCCGAGATTTTCGATGGGCCGTCGGTCGGTGCCGCGCTGCAATATTCGGTGAGCGAGGGCTATCGGCCGCTTCGCGAGTGGCTCTCCGGGCAGATGGCGGCACTTGGCATTCCGGCGAGCGTCGACAACATCTTCATCACCTCCGGGTCGCAGCAGGGGCTCGACTATCTCGGCAAGCTGTTTCTGTCGCCGAAAGACACGGCGCTCGTCACCTGGCCGACCTATCTAGGTGCGCTGCAGGCCTTCAACGCCTATGAACCCAATTACGATCAGCTGAACCCCGCCGGCAACCGGACGCCGGCAGCCTATGCCCAGGCCGCAGCGGAAGCGGGCGGGCGCGTCAAGTTCGCCTATCTCTCGGCCGACTTCGCCAACCCCACCGGCGAGACGGTGGGTCGCGCCGGGCGCGAGCGCGTCCTTGAACTTGCCGAGGAGCTCGACATCGCCATCATCGAGGATGCGGCCTACCAGTCGCTGCGTTATGACGGCGAGGCGGTCCCGCCGATCCTTGCGCTCGAGATCGCCCGCAAAGGCGACATAAACAGCACCCGCACGATCTATTGCGGCAGCTTCTCGAAGACGCTGGCGCCTGGCCTTCGCGTCGGCTGGATCTGCGCCGCCGAACCGGTAATCCGCAAGCTGGTGCTGATGAAGCAGGCCGCCGACCTTCACTCCTCCACCATCAACCAGATGGCGATCGCGACCGTCGCCGGGCGGGGCTTCGAGGCGCAGGTGGCGAAAATCCACAAGGCCTACAGGCAGCGGCGTGACGCGATGCTGTCGGCGCTCGAAAAATACATGCCCGCCGGCGTCACCTGGACGAAGCCCGAAGGCGGCATGTTCATCTGGGTCACGCTGCCGAAGGGGAGCGACGGCGCTGAGCTGCTGGCCAAGTCGATCCAGACGGCCAAGGTGGCTTTCGTCCCCGGCCGCGCCTTTTTCGCCGACGGGTCCGGCGAAAACACCCTGCGGCTCAGCTTCTCCTGCGCCAACGACAGGATGATCGACGAGGGCATCCGCCGGCTGGCCGATCTCATTCGCGGCGAGGTCGCGCAGGCGGCCTGA
- a CDS encoding L,D-transpeptidase yields the protein MGEMTMLQTLSKRQAGRRKFGKALFLLGLCLVPLAALAQTQIYDSKTKKWVNYDKRKARQYFARNNQVPEAFRRQMVPFRTAEVPGTIIIDGNQHFLYLVQPGGQAIRYGIGVGREGFGWAGIVRVGRTAEWPTWTPPAEMVARDPNALKWAGGMPGGPDNPLGARALYLYEGDNDTIYRIHGTVEPWTIGLDVSSGCIRMNNEDIIDLHSRVSVGAKVIVLMQGAALYKGV from the coding sequence ATGGGCGAAATGACGATGCTCCAGACGCTCTCGAAAAGACAGGCAGGCCGGCGTAAATTCGGCAAGGCGCTGTTTCTCCTCGGTCTTTGCCTCGTTCCGCTTGCAGCGCTTGCCCAAACCCAGATCTACGATTCCAAGACGAAGAAATGGGTGAACTACGACAAGAGGAAAGCGCGACAGTACTTCGCGCGAAACAATCAGGTTCCCGAGGCCTTTCGCCGGCAGATGGTGCCGTTCCGCACGGCAGAAGTTCCGGGCACGATCATCATCGATGGCAACCAGCATTTTCTCTATCTCGTGCAGCCCGGCGGTCAGGCGATCCGCTACGGCATCGGTGTAGGCCGCGAAGGTTTCGGCTGGGCGGGCATCGTTCGGGTAGGGCGCACGGCCGAATGGCCGACCTGGACGCCGCCGGCCGAGATGGTCGCGCGCGATCCGAACGCGTTAAAATGGGCAGGCGGCATGCCGGGCGGGCCCGACAATCCGCTAGGCGCTCGCGCGCTCTACCTTTACGAAGGTGATAACGATACGATCTACCGCATCCATGGTACGGTGGAGCCCTGGACGATCGGGCTGGACGTTTCCTCCGGGTGCATAAGAATGAACAACGAAGACATTATCGACCTGCATTCGCGCGTCAGCGTGGGCGCGAAGGTCATCGTGCTGATGCAGGGGGCTGCTCTCTACAAGGGCGTGTGA
- a CDS encoding glycine betaine ABC transporter substrate-binding protein, translating to MRRGREFLCAAALALAVAAPAAAADLVIAMPPWPSGQAAANILKLGIAKKFSLEAEVRELGTLTAFIGLEKGEVDIQPEVWRPNFDELVRKFVTEKGVVTLSERAVPAWQGLCATPEAAATIKSVADLGDPAKTKILDTDGDGRGEMWIGATEWLSTGIERARAAGYGYAANLTLVEAKEEVAMAAVDAAIATARPMVFYCYAPHHVFKLHQISRLEEPPHDPAKWKIAPPNDPLWVSKSSAATAWDAGQFQIGYATAFAKKHPEVAQFLQKVDFSPDEVTAMSYALEVERQAPADYARKWVESHAERIDGWAK from the coding sequence GTGAGGAGAGGCCGGGAGTTCCTTTGCGCGGCGGCGCTGGCGTTGGCCGTGGCTGCGCCGGCAGCGGCGGCGGATCTGGTGATCGCGATGCCGCCCTGGCCATCCGGACAGGCAGCCGCGAACATTCTCAAGCTCGGCATCGCCAAGAAGTTCAGCCTCGAGGCGGAGGTGCGCGAACTCGGGACGCTGACCGCCTTCATCGGCCTCGAAAAGGGCGAGGTCGATATCCAGCCGGAGGTTTGGCGGCCGAATTTCGACGAACTCGTCCGCAAATTCGTGACCGAAAAAGGCGTCGTGACGCTCAGCGAGCGTGCGGTGCCTGCATGGCAGGGGCTTTGCGCCACGCCGGAAGCGGCTGCGACGATCAAATCGGTCGCGGATCTCGGCGATCCGGCCAAGACCAAGATACTGGATACTGACGGCGACGGGCGCGGCGAAATGTGGATCGGCGCCACCGAATGGCTTTCGACGGGCATCGAACGGGCGCGGGCGGCGGGCTACGGCTATGCGGCGAACCTGACGCTCGTCGAGGCCAAGGAGGAAGTGGCGATGGCGGCGGTCGACGCGGCGATCGCGACCGCGCGCCCCATGGTCTTCTACTGCTATGCTCCGCACCATGTTTTCAAGCTGCACCAGATCTCCCGACTCGAGGAGCCGCCTCACGACCCGGCGAAATGGAAGATCGCGCCGCCGAACGACCCGCTATGGGTCAGCAAATCGAGCGCCGCCACGGCCTGGGACGCCGGACAATTTCAGATCGGCTATGCGACGGCGTTCGCAAAGAAGCATCCGGAAGTCGCGCAGTTCCTTCAGAAGGTAGATTTCTCGCCGGATGAAGTGACGGCGATGAGCTATGCGCTCGAAGTCGAGCGGCAGGCGCCTGCGGACTACGCCAGGAAATGGGTTGAAAGCCACGCGGAACGGATCGACGGATGGGCGAAATGA
- a CDS encoding adenylate/guanylate cyclase domain-containing protein, producing the protein MSSTRRKLTTIFCADVQDYSRLMGKDEEGTLAALKRSRDAMARLIEAHEGRVVNTWGDGVIAEFPSVVEAVRAAIDVQNELAGLNAERQGEARMDYRIGLNLGDVIADGDDLYGDGVNIAARLQASAPAGGIVISSTVYDQVRNKLAVGFEFLGALTVKNIDGGVPSYVVQIGTAEGAVSQKGGRDWGRPGALPDRETPAAETGAGRATIVRRAAPGRRLFGVLAVAAAAVVAINLLSWEGTFWARWPLFALALIAMLDCLWTSTRLDRGLALLGAAGFAVLAVNLLSWEGRLWAVWPLLGIAVAAGLRWVTHRPGR; encoded by the coding sequence ATGTCATCAACACGCCGTAAGCTGACCACCATTTTCTGCGCCGACGTGCAGGATTATTCGCGCCTGATGGGGAAAGACGAGGAGGGAACGCTTGCGGCCCTCAAGCGCAGCCGGGATGCCATGGCGCGCCTGATCGAGGCGCATGAAGGACGGGTGGTCAATACGTGGGGCGACGGGGTGATCGCGGAGTTTCCGAGCGTGGTGGAGGCGGTGAGAGCGGCGATAGACGTTCAGAACGAGTTGGCCGGACTGAATGCCGAGCGGCAAGGCGAGGCGCGGATGGATTATCGCATCGGCCTCAATCTCGGCGATGTGATCGCTGACGGCGACGACCTTTACGGCGACGGCGTCAATATCGCGGCCCGCCTGCAAGCCTCGGCGCCGGCCGGCGGCATCGTGATTTCGAGCACCGTCTATGATCAGGTTCGCAACAAGCTGGCCGTCGGCTTCGAATTCCTTGGCGCGCTGACGGTCAAGAACATCGACGGGGGCGTTCCGAGTTATGTGGTCCAGATCGGAACGGCCGAGGGCGCGGTGTCGCAAAAAGGGGGCCGCGACTGGGGGAGGCCGGGTGCACTTCCGGACCGCGAGACCCCGGCCGCCGAGACCGGGGCAGGGCGAGCGACGATCGTAAGACGCGCAGCGCCCGGCCGTCGCCTTTTCGGCGTTCTCGCCGTAGCCGCAGCGGCGGTCGTCGCCATAAATCTGCTGTCGTGGGAGGGAACGTTCTGGGCCAGATGGCCCCTGTTTGCGCTGGCCTTGATCGCGATGCTCGATTGCCTGTGGACGTCCACGCGGCTCGACCGCGGACTGGCCCTGCTCGGGGCAGCCGGATTTGCGGTCCTTGCGGTCAATCTCCTTTCCTGGGAGGGGAGATTGTGGGCGGTATGGCCTCTGCTTGGAATTGCGGTGGCGGCGGGACTTCGGTGGGTCACGCACCGTCCCGGACGGTGA
- the ilvC gene encoding ketol-acid reductoisomerase: MRVYYDRDADLNLIKSKKVAIIGYGSQGRAHALNLKDSGAQNVAIALKSGSATAKKAEADGFKVMTVAEAAAWADLMMMATPDELQADIYKAEIAGNIRDGAAIAFAHGLNVHFGLIEPKASVDVVMIAPKGPGHTVRGEYQKGGGVPCLVAVHQDASGNALDLALSYACGVGGGRSGIIETNFKEECETDLFGEQVVLCGGLVELIRAGFETLVEAGYAPEMAYFECLHEVKLIVDLIYEGGIANMNYSISNTAEWGEYVTGPRIITEETKAEMKRVLKDIQTGKFTSEWMQEYRSGAARFKGIRRVNDSHQIEEVGAKLRAMMPWIGKNKLVDKAKN, translated from the coding sequence ATGCGCGTCTATTACGATCGTGATGCCGATCTCAACCTCATCAAGTCGAAGAAGGTCGCCATCATCGGCTACGGCAGCCAGGGCCGCGCCCATGCGCTGAACCTCAAGGATTCCGGCGCGCAGAACGTCGCCATTGCGCTTAAGTCGGGTTCGGCCACGGCAAAGAAGGCCGAAGCGGACGGCTTCAAGGTCATGACCGTTGCCGAAGCTGCCGCCTGGGCCGACCTGATGATGATGGCGACGCCGGACGAGCTGCAGGCCGACATCTACAAGGCCGAGATCGCCGGAAACATCCGTGACGGCGCGGCAATCGCCTTTGCGCACGGCCTGAACGTCCACTTCGGCCTCATCGAGCCGAAGGCCTCGGTCGACGTCGTAATGATCGCGCCGAAGGGCCCGGGTCATACGGTCCGCGGCGAATACCAGAAGGGCGGCGGCGTCCCCTGCCTGGTCGCCGTTCATCAGGACGCTTCCGGTAATGCCCTCGATCTCGCTCTCTCCTACGCCTGCGGCGTCGGCGGCGGCCGCTCGGGCATCATCGAGACCAACTTCAAGGAAGAGTGCGAAACCGATCTCTTCGGCGAACAGGTCGTTCTCTGCGGCGGCCTGGTCGAACTCATCCGCGCCGGTTTCGAGACGCTGGTCGAGGCCGGTTATGCGCCCGAGATGGCCTATTTCGAGTGCCTGCACGAAGTGAAGCTGATCGTCGACCTGATCTATGAAGGCGGCATCGCCAACATGAACTACTCGATCTCGAACACGGCCGAGTGGGGCGAATACGTCACCGGACCGCGCATCATCACCGAAGAGACCAAGGCCGAGATGAAGCGGGTCCTCAAGGACATCCAGACCGGCAAATTCACCTCGGAATGGATGCAGGAATACCGCTCCGGTGCCGCCCGCTTCAAGGGCATCCGTCGCGTCAACGACTCTCACCAGATCGAGGAAGTCGGCGCGAAGCTGCGCGCGATGATGCCTTGGATCGGCAAGAACAAGCTGGTCGACAAGGCGAAAAACTAA
- a CDS encoding TetR/AcrR family transcriptional regulator C-terminal domain-containing protein: MQSVGAIREAGAANGLTERQGAVLEQALRLLVDGGEKALTTAGVARAANCSKESLYKWFGDREGLLSAMIAFQASKVRTLDVSAAKLDGGSLRVHLVAFAKDLLDVLAGDVSLALNRLAIGQASREGSKLGHMLQERGRRQIGRRAGALLEAGRKAGLLAFDNADEAYGALYGLVVSDWHLRMLLGEEPGSLKKDFSRRAERAVDAFLTLYGAKR; this comes from the coding sequence GTGCAAAGCGTCGGAGCGATAAGAGAGGCAGGTGCCGCAAACGGCCTGACCGAGCGCCAGGGAGCGGTGCTCGAACAGGCTTTGCGCCTGCTTGTCGACGGGGGCGAAAAGGCGCTGACGACGGCGGGAGTGGCGCGCGCTGCGAACTGCTCCAAGGAGAGCCTCTACAAGTGGTTCGGCGATCGTGAAGGGCTCCTTTCGGCCATGATCGCCTTTCAGGCGAGCAAGGTTCGCACGCTCGACGTCTCCGCCGCAAAGCTGGACGGGGGCAGCTTGAGGGTGCATCTCGTCGCTTTCGCCAAGGACCTTCTCGACGTGCTGGCGGGCGACGTGTCGCTGGCGCTCAACCGGCTGGCGATCGGACAGGCGAGCCGGGAAGGCTCGAAGCTCGGCCACATGCTGCAGGAACGCGGCCGCCGGCAGATCGGACGCAGGGCGGGAGCGCTGCTCGAAGCGGGCCGCAAGGCCGGTCTCCTGGCTTTCGACAACGCTGACGAAGCCTATGGCGCTCTTTACGGGCTCGTCGTCTCCGACTGGCATTTGCGCATGCTTCTCGGCGAGGAGCCGGGTAGCCTGAAGAAGGATTTCAGCCGCAGGGCGGAGCGGGCGGTCGACGCCTTTCTCACGCTCTACGGCGCGAAAAGGTAG
- the macA gene encoding macrolide transporter subunit MacA yields the protein MSKTAKTTDEASRSTPSNVTVIPAPVMPPRKKRRSRRRWIFALLVLAIVGTGYYAWSRQGAQPATTMITQAVTRGDIEESVTAVGTLEAVKSVDAGAQVSGQLKSLHVGIGDKVEQNQLIAEIDPASIENRIEIDEAELANLEAQLVSKKAQLVLKQANIERQRNLVATKSVSQSTLDQAVADHAAAGADVQAIEAQIRKQKATLAGDRVDLGYTKIYAPMAGTIVDDPAKEGQTLNANQTTPTIVTIADLSTMTVKAQVSEADVGKLKLGMDAYFTLLGQPGKRFTGKLRQIEPMPDTENNVVLYYALFDVPNPTGELMMSMSAQVFFVQAAAKNVLVVPSTALRTMEAAASDGPARAEVTVVAPSGARQTRTVEVGVRNRVSAEILRGLEEGEKVVVDAASATNGNRGPNTNRRGMRMPPMF from the coding sequence ATGAGCAAGACAGCCAAGACGACGGACGAAGCGTCGCGTTCGACACCGTCGAACGTCACCGTCATCCCGGCTCCGGTGATGCCGCCACGCAAAAAGCGCCGTTCGCGCCGCCGCTGGATCTTTGCGCTCCTGGTGCTCGCTATCGTCGGCACGGGCTACTATGCCTGGAGCCGCCAGGGCGCGCAGCCGGCCACCACCATGATCACTCAGGCGGTCACGCGCGGCGACATCGAAGAGAGCGTGACTGCCGTCGGCACGCTGGAGGCGGTCAAATCGGTCGATGCCGGCGCACAGGTCTCCGGCCAGTTGAAGTCGCTGCATGTCGGGATCGGCGACAAGGTCGAACAGAACCAGCTCATCGCCGAGATAGACCCCGCCTCGATCGAGAACAGGATCGAGATCGACGAGGCGGAACTGGCCAATCTTGAAGCGCAGCTCGTCTCGAAGAAGGCCCAGCTCGTATTGAAGCAGGCCAATATCGAGCGTCAACGCAATCTCGTCGCCACGAAAAGCGTTTCGCAGTCGACGCTCGACCAGGCTGTCGCCGATCATGCGGCCGCTGGCGCCGACGTGCAGGCGATCGAGGCGCAGATCCGCAAGCAGAAGGCCACCCTTGCCGGGGACCGGGTCGATCTCGGCTATACCAAGATCTATGCCCCGATGGCCGGCACGATCGTCGACGATCCCGCCAAGGAGGGACAGACCCTCAACGCCAACCAGACGACGCCGACGATCGTCACCATCGCCGATCTTTCCACGATGACGGTCAAGGCGCAGGTCTCCGAAGCCGATGTCGGCAAGCTGAAGCTCGGCATGGATGCGTATTTCACCCTGCTCGGCCAGCCCGGAAAGCGCTTCACCGGCAAGTTGCGTCAGATCGAGCCGATGCCCGATACCGAGAACAACGTCGTCCTCTACTATGCCCTGTTCGATGTCCCCAATCCCACGGGCGAATTGATGATGTCGATGAGCGCGCAGGTCTTCTTTGTCCAGGCGGCGGCCAAGAATGTGCTGGTCGTCCCGAGCACGGCACTCCGCACCATGGAGGCGGCGGCCTCCGACGGGCCCGCAAGAGCGGAAGTGACCGTCGTCGCGCCGTCCGGTGCGAGGCAGACGCGCACCGTCGAGGTCGGTGTCCGCAACCGGGTGAGTGCAGAAATCCTCCGCGGGCTGGAGGAAGGTGAGAAAGTCGTCGTCGACGCTGCCTCCGCCACGAACGGCAACCGCGGTCCCAATACCAACCGGCGCGGCATGCGCATGCCGCCGATGTTCTGA